One Panicum virgatum strain AP13 chromosome 9K, P.virgatum_v5, whole genome shotgun sequence genomic region harbors:
- the LOC120649948 gene encoding protein NRT1/ PTR FAMILY 8.3-like, producing MAGADRGEEAALEQGLLAPEETNQLIYTGDGSVDFSGNPVVKETTGRWKACPFILGNECCERLAYYGISTNLVTYLTKKLHDGNASAASNVTTWQGTCYLTPLIGAILADAYWGRYWTIATFSTIYFIGMAILTLSASVPMLMPPSCEGSFCPPASPFQYTVFFLGLYLIALGTGGIKPCVSSFGADQFDDTDPAERIQKGSFFNWFYFSINIGALISSSFLVWVQDNLGWGLGFGIPTVFMGLAIISFFSGTSIYRFQKPGGSPITRVCQVVVASLRKWNVHVPEDSSLLYELPDGVSAIEGSRQLEHTDELRCLDKAATITDVDVKTADFTNPWRICTVTQVEELKILLRMLPIFTTTIVFSAVYAQMSTMFVEQGMVLDPSLGSFKVPPASLSTFDTLSVILCVPIYDYILVPLARRFTGNERGFTELQRMGIGLVISIITMAVAAILEIKRLAIAREQHLVDQNVPVPLSIFWQIPQYFLVGLSEVFTFIGALEFFYDQSPDAMRSLCSALQLLTTAFGNYLSTFILTMVAYFTTRGGNPGWIPDNLNQGHLDYFFWLLAGLSFLNLVVYVVCAGKYKSKKAT from the exons ATGGCTGGCGCAGACCgcggggaggaggccgcgctgGAGCAGGGGCTCCTCGCTCCGGAG GAAACGAACCAACTAATATACACTGGAGATGGATCTGTCGACTTTTCTGGAAATCCTGTTGTGAAGGAAACAACTGGTAGATGGAAGGCATGTCCATTCATATtag GTAATGAATGCTGTGAGCGGCTGGCCTATTATGGCATCTCTACAAACCTCGTTACTTACTTGACAAAAAAGCTACATGATGGCAATGCATCTGCTGCTAGCAATGTGACTACATGGCAGGGAACTTGCTATCTGACTCCGCTTATTGGAGCAATCCTGGCTGATGCGTACTGGGGGAGGTATTGGACGATTGCAACATTCTCCACGATATACTTCATT GGGATGGCAATACTGACTCTTTCAGCATCAGTTCCTATGCTCATGCCTCCATCCTGTGAAGGATCCTTTTGCCCACCAGCAAGCCCTTTTCAGTATACTGTATTTTTTCTTGGTCTTTATCTGATTGCCCTGGGTACTGGTGGAATTAAGCCATGTGTCTCATCTTTTGGAGCGGATCAATTTGATGATACAGATCCAGCTGAGCGAATCCAGAAGGGGTCTTTCTTTAACTGGTTCTATTTTTCAATAAACATTGGTGCTCTCATATCAAGCAGCTTTCTGGTTTGGGTCCAAGACAACCTAGGATGGGGGCTGGGCTTCGGCATCCCGACAGTATTCATGGGGTTGGCAATCATAAGTTTCTTCTCTGGCACATCAATTTATAGGTTCCAGAAACCAGGAGGTAGTCCTATTACACGAGTATGCCAGGTGGTTGTTGCCTCTTTGCGCAAGTGGAATGTACATGTCCCAGAGGACAGCTCCCTCTTGTATGAGCTACCTGATGGGGTGTCAGCAATTGAAGGGAGCCGACAATTGGAGCACACCGATGAACTCAG ATGTTTGGACAAGGCTGCTACAATTACTGATGTTGATGTGAAAACAGCTGACTTCACTAATCCATGGCGGATATGCACTGTCACCCAGGTGGAAGAACTGAAGATACTGCTAAGGATGCTCCCTATCTTCACAACAACAATAGTGTTTTCCGCTGTTTATGCTCAGATGTCAACTATGTTTGTGGAGCAAGGGATGGTGCTTGACCCATCCTTGGGTTCATTCAAGGTTCCTCCAGCATCCCTATCCACTTTTGACACGCTAAGTGTCATTCTTTGTGTCCCGATCTACGATTACATACTGGTCCCACTAGCTAGGAGATTCACTGGCAATGAGAGGGGCTTTACGGAGTTGCAGAGGATGGGCATTGGCTTGGTAATCTCCATCATAACCATGGCAGTAGCTGCAATCCTCGAGATCAAGCGGCTGGCGATTGCCAGGGAGCAACACTTGGTGGATCAGAACGTCCCAGTCCCACTGAGCATATTCTGGCAAATTCCTCAGTATTTCTTGGTCGGTCTATCAGAGGTGTTCACGTTCATCGGGGCGCTTGAGTTCTTCTATGATCAGTCACCAGACGCCATGAGAAGCCTCTGCAGCGCGCTACAGCTCCTCACGACAGCATTTGGGAACTATCTCAGCACGTTTATCTTAACTATGGTCGCCTACTTCACGACAAGGGGAGGCAACCCTGGATGGATTCCAGATAACTTGAACCAAGGGCACCTCGATTacttcttctggctccttgcCGGTCTCAGTTTTCTGAACTTGGTCGTATATGTCGTCTGCGCCGGCAAGTACAAGAGCAAGAAAGCAACTTGA
- the LOC120649949 gene encoding probable protein kinase At2g41970 produces MWCCSGAEEEPLAAPPAGYPAATPPRAPAQPRGPNMPRAGGGASAAKVLPIDVPAFPLAELNRLTGNFGERALIGEGSYGRVYRAKLASGELVAVKMFDNGSSSGQSEAEFCEQLSVVSRLKCDHFTQLLGYCLELNNRIVLYQFATMGSLYDILHGKKGVQGAEPGTVLTWSQRARIAYGAARGLEHLHEKVRPPIVHRDVRSSNVLVFDGHDAKIGDFNLTNQSPDSAARLHSTKVLGTFGYHAPEYAMTGQLTQKSDVYSFGVVLLELLTGRKPVDHTMPKGQQSLVTWATPRLSEDKVKQCVDPKLKDDYPPKAVAKLAAVAALCVQYEADFRPNMTIVVKALQPLVNVRLGGGGDHQ; encoded by the exons ATGTGGTGCTgcagcggcgcggaggaggagcccctcgccgccccgccggccggctacccggccgccacgccgccgcgagcaCCAG CCCAGCCGAGAGGGCCGAACATgcctcgggccggcggcggcgcgtccgcggccaagGTGCTGCCCATCGACGTCCCGGCGTTCCCGCTGGCGGAGCTGAACCGCCTCACGGGCAACTTCGGGGAACGGGCGCTGATCGGGGAAGGCTCCTACGGCCGCGTCTACCGCGCCAAGCTCGCCTCCGGGGAGCTGGTCGCCGTCAAGATGTTCGACAACGGCAGCTCCTCCGGCCAGTCGGAGGCCGAGTTCTGCGAGCAGCTCTCCGTGGtgtcccggctcaagtgcgacCACTTCACCCAGCTGCTCGGCTACTGCCTCGAGCTCAACAACCGGATCGTGCTCTACCAGTTTGCCACCATGGGCTCCCTCTACGACATACTCCACG GGAAGAAGGGGGTGCAGGGCGCGGAGCCCGGGACGGTGCTGACGTGGAGCCAGCGCGCCCGGATCGCgtacggcgcggcgcggggcctgGAGCACCTCCACGAGAAGGTGCGGCCGCCCATCGTGCACCGCGACGTGCGCTCCAGCAACGTGCTGGTCTTCGACGGCCACGACGCCAAGATCGGCGACTTCAACCTCACCAACCAGTCCCCGGACTCCGCCGCGCGCCTGCACTCCACCAAGGTGCTCGGTACGTTCGGCTACCACGCGCCCGAGTACGCCATGACGGGGCAGCTCACGCAGAAGAgcgacgtgtacagcttcggcGTCGTTCTGCTGGAGCTCCTCACGGGGAGGAAGCCCGTGGACCACACCATGCCCAAGGGGCAGCAGAGCCTCGTCACCTGG GCCACTCCAAGGCTGAGCGAGGACAAGGTGAAGCAGTGCGTGGACCCCAAGCTGAAGGACGACTACCCGCCCAAAGCCGTGGCCAAG ctcgcggcggtggcggcgctgtgcgTCCAGTACGAGGCCGACTTCAGGCCCAACATGACCATCGTCGTCAAGGCCCTGCAGCCCCTCGTGAACGTCCGGCTTGGAGGTGGAGGAGATCATCAGTAG